In Phenylobacterium hankyongense, the sequence CGGCGGTGACCCGGTTCTACGACCCCAGCGTGCAGTTCCTGCTGCAGTTCGAGGCGCCCCCCGCCGCGCCGGAGGAAGCCAAGGCGCCGGCCGCCATCGCGGCGGAGCCGGACGCCAAGGGCGAGCCGCCGGCGGAAGGCGAGGCCAAGATCGTCTCCCTCGACCAGTTCCGGAAGAAGTGAGCCGTCGATGACCGACGCCGCCAACGCCGAGCCCGAGGCGCTGACCGACGCGGCCATCCTCGAGCGCTTCCAGCGCACCCGGAACCAGCCCACCGGCTCCCAGACCCTGGGCTTTAGGCTGGTGGCGGTGAACCAGGCGGAGAAGACCGTCGAGGTGGAGTTCGAGGCGCGCGCCGAACTGCTGCTCAATCCGATGAAGCAGGTCCAGGGCGGCTACCTCTGCGCCATGCTCGACGAATGCATGAGCGTCGCCTGCATGGTGGCCTCCGGCATGACCGCCGTGGCCCCGACCCTGGAGATGAAGACCAGCTTCTTCCGCCCCGCCCTGCCCGGCAGGCTGCGTGGGATCGGCCGGGTGGCGAAGTGGGGCCGCCAGGTCGCCTTCACCGAGGGCGAGCTCTACGACACCGACGGGCGGCTGCTCGCCAAGGCCACGGGCACGGCGATCCCGACCCCGTTCCAGACCTACAAGAAGTAGATGTCCAGGCTGCTCCGCTTGGCGGCGCTGATCCTGAGCCTCTGGCTCGGGTCGGCGCTTCCGGCGGGCGCGGCCGGTCCGGCCGCCGCGGGCCCGTTCTCCGACTGGGCGGCCGTAGTGGTGGCCGGCGACTGGCACGCCCACTCCGGCGGCCCTTCGGAAGCCTTCGACAACGCCCGCCGCGACGTCTCCCGGGCGCTGGAGCGCATCGGCTTCGCGCCGGCCAACCTGCGGCAGTTCTCGGTCCGGCCCCAGCGCTACCGCGACACCCGGCCCGGCAAGTCGGACCTGGACACCATCTACGACGGGCTGGTGGACCTGACCGGCCGGGCGACCGGCGGCTGCCTCGTCTACTTCAGCTCGCACGGCGCGCCGGAGGGCGTGGTGGTGGACGAGGACATCCTGGCGCCGGGCGTGCTCGGGGCCATGCTCGACCGCACCTGCGGCGAGCGCCCGACCGTGGTGGTGATGTCGGCCTGTTTCTCCGGCGTCTTCGTGCCCGCCCTGGCCGGGCCCAACCGCATGGTGCTGACCGCCGCGCGCCCCGACCGCAGTTCCTTCGGCTGCGGCGAGGCCGACAAATATCCCTATTTCGACGACTGCTTCCTGTCGTCGATCAACCGCGCGCACGACTTCCCGGCGCTCGGCCGCGCGGTCCAGGCGTGCGTCGCCGCGCGCGAGGTGAAGGAAGGGATGGAGCCGCCGTCCGAGCCCCAGCTGTGGGTCGGCGCCAAGCTCAAACCACTGCTGCCGCTCTACGCGTTCTCGGGCGTGAGACAACCCTGACACGCGGCTTTGAGGGACTCACCCCGTAGCCTACAAACGGCCATGATCGCCCAGCTCAAGCCGGATTTCCCCTAATGCGGTTTACCGTTCCTGCCGCCGTCGCCGCCCTGGCGATGATGTTCGCAGCGCCCCTCGCCGCGGACGCGCAGGACGCGGCGGCGCCGCCGGCCGCCGAGCTTCCCAAGGCCCCGGTTCCCTACACCGTCCTCCACCTCAAGCCGCCGGCCCCGAAGCCGCGCCCGCCCGGCGCCCCGACAGCCACGCCCGCCACTGCGCCGGCCGCGCGGAGCGGACCAGCCGTGGCCGGCGCCGTGCCGATCGCCGCGGCGCCGGCCGTCCCCGGGGCCCGCCTCACCCCCGGCCAGCCGCTGCCGCCGGGCGAGCTGGAGGCCTTCGTCGACGGCGTGGTCCGCGACGCCATGGCCCACGAGCACATCGCCGGCGTCACCGTCAGCGTGGTGCAGAACGGCCAGGTGGTCCTGAAGAAGGGCTACGGCTTCGCCAGCCTGCGGCCGCAACGCCCGGTCGACCCGGACCGGACCCTGTTCCGGGTGGGCTCGATCTCCAAGACCTTCACCTGGATCACCCTGATGAAGGAGGTCGAGGCCGGTCGCGTCCGCCTCGACCAGCCCATCAACCTCTACCTGCCGGAAAAGGTGCAGGTGAAGGACCAGGGCTATGACCAGCCGGTGCGGGTCGTCAACCTGATGGACCATTCGGCGGGCTTCGAGGACCGCATCCTCGGCCAGCTGTTCGAGGACGACTTCGAACGGGTGCGCCCCCTCGACCTCTACCTGCGCCAGGAGCGGCCGCGCCGCGTGCATGCGCCGGGCGCGGTCTCCAGCTATTCCAACTACGGCGCAGGGCTGGCCGGCGAGGCGGTCTCCTACACCTCCGGCAAGCCGTTCGAGCGGCTGGTCGAGGACGAGATCTTCGTCCCCCTGGGCATGAACCACACCACCTTCCGCGAGCCGCGGCCGGCCAAGGCGGGCCTGCCCGCCCCGATGCCCGCGGCGCTGGCCGCCGACGTGTCCGCGCCGCTCCACTGGACCCGGACCGGGTTCCAGCAGCGTTCGTACGAGTACATCGGCCAGATCGCACCGGCCGGCGCGGCCTCCTCCACGGCCGGCGACATGGCCCGCTACATGATCACCCTGCTGAACGGCGGGCAGTTGAACGGCGTGACGGTCTTCGGGCCGCGCACGGCGGAGGCCTTCCGCACCCCGCTCCGGCGGACGCCGGCCGGGATCAACGGCTGGGCGCACGGCTTCATGACCTTTGACGTGGCCGGCGGCTTCCGCGGCTACGGGCACAGCGGCGCCACCATCGATTTCCATTCCAACATGGTGACGATCCCGCAGCTCAACCTCGGCGTCTTCATCGCCGCCAATTCGGAAACCGGCGAGGCCCTGGTCGGCCGCTTCCCCGAGCGGCTGGTGCAGGAGTTCTACGCCGCGCCGCAGAGCTTCCCGCGCCCCGGCTCGCCCGAGCTCGCCGCCGACGGCCAGGCGCTCACCGGCTATTTCCTGACCACCCGCCGCGCCTATTCCGGCCTCGAGGGCTTCATCACCTCGCTGATGGGCGGGACCGCGGTCTCGGTGACGCCGCAGGGCTGGCTGCTGACCGAAGGCCCGAGGAGCGGGGTGCGCACCTGGGCGCCGGAGGGCCCGGCCTCCGACCGGCGGTTCATCGCCGTCGACGGCGACCAGCGGATGGCCTTCACCCTGGGCGAGGGCCGCGCGCGCGGCTTCCTGCCCGCGTCCAACGTCGCGCTGATGGAGCGCGCCCCGGCGTGGCGCAAGCCCTCCACCCTGGCGATCCTCGCCGCGCTCACCGCCGCCGCGGCCCTGGTCACCCTGGTCGGCGTGGCCCTGCGCAATCGGCGCGAGTTCCGCGAGAACGCCGTCCAGTCCCGCGCCGCCCTGCTGCAGAACATCCAGGCCGGCCTGTGGCTGGGCGCCCTGGCGCTGTTCGCCGTCTGGGCCTCGAAGTCCAGCGACCTGGCGCAGGTGATCTACGGCTGGCCCGGAGCGCTGCTGATCACCGCCTCGGCCTGCGCCCTGGTGGCGGCGGCGCTGACCATCGCCACCCTGGTGGCCCTGCCGGCGGTCTGGCGCGGCGGCCGGCGGGTCGACTCCTGGACCCACCTGCGCAAGGCCTTCTTCACCGTCACGGTGCTGATCTACGCCGGCTTCTCGGTGACGCTCGCCATGTGGGGCGCGCTGAGCCCCTGGAGCGGCTGAGCGGCCGCCCGGCCTGCAAGTCTTAAAGCCCCGTTTACCAACCACTGGGTAAATCCTGCCTAGCGGCGGGGCGGACATGTCTTCTCCGACGCTACGCGTTTGGGGAAGGACGCCGGGTTGAACCAGTTCGTGGCTGCGCTTCAGAGGTTCGGGATCGGCCGTTTGGCCGCGATCCTCGGCATCGGCGCGGGCGTCGCCGCCGCCCTGGTCGCCATGACCATGAACCTCGGCCAGCCCAAGGCCCTGCTCTACGCCAACCTCGACCTGAAGGAAGCCGGGACCATCACCCAGGCGCTGGATCAGGCCAACGTCAAATACGAGGTGAAGGGCGACGGCTCGACCATCCTGGTGCCGCGCGACCAGGTCGCCTCCACCCGCCTGATGCTGTCGAGCAAGGGCCTGCCGACCGCAGGCTCCGTGGGCTACGAGATCTTCGACAACGCCAACACCCTTGGCCAGACCGACTTCATCCAGCAGCTGAACCGCCAGCGGGCGCTGGAAGGCGAGCTCGCCCGCACCATCCAGGGCCTGGACGGCGTCACCGGCGCGCGGGTCCACCTGGTGCTGCCCAAGCGCCAGCTGTTCGACGAGGAAGCCGCGGAGTCCTCCGCCTCGGTGAACATCAACGTCGGCGGCCGCGAGCCGGGCGCCGACCAGGTGCGCGCCATCCAGAACCTGGTGGCGGGCGCGGTGCCCAACCTGAAGCCCGACCGCGTCACCGTCGTCGACCAGCACGCCAAGACCCTGTCCGGCGGCGAGACCGGCATGGCCGCCGAGGCCGACAGCCGCAAGTCCGAGGTCGAGCAGCGCATCTCCAAGCAGGTGAAGAGCCTGGTGGAAGGCGTCGTCGGGGCCGGCAAGGCCCGCGTCAACGTCACCGCCGACCTGGAGCTCGCCCGGGTCACCGTGCAGCAGGAGACCTTCGATCCCGACGGCCAGGTGGTCCGCTCCGAGATGACCACCGACGAGAACTCCAAGCAGAACGAGCCGGACGCCTCCGGCCAGGCGTCGGTGGCCGCCAACATCCCCGGCAGCGCGGGCGCGGGCGCCGGCGCCAATTCCTCGGCCAGCGGCCACCAGGAATCGACCACCAACTACGAGATCTCCAAGACCACCCGCACTGAGGTGCAGGAGCCCGGCCAGGTGAAGCGGCTGTCGGTGGCCGTCGCCGTCGACGGGGTCAGCGTGCTCGGCAAGGACGGCAAGCCCGGCCCCTACACGCCGCGCAACGCCCAGGAGATGCAGCGCATCGAGGACCTGGTGCGCACCGCCGTCGGCTACAATCAGCAGCGCGGCGACCAGGTCACCGTGGTCAACGTCCGCTTCCCGACCGTCAACGATCCGGACGGGGTGACCGCCGCCAGCCCGCTGATGGGCTTCGACAAGAACGACATCATGCGCGCCGCCGAACTGGGCGTGCTGGCCGTCGTCGCCATCCTGATGATGCTGTTCATCGTCCGGCCGCTGCTCAAGGGCGCGGCGGGCGGCGGCGGCACGCCCATGCTGCCCAGCGTCGCGCGCGTCGCCACCTCCGCCGACGGCCAGCAGATGCAGCTGGGGGCAGACCCCGGCGGCCAGCTCGCCCTGCCCGGCCCAATCGGCGAGCTGGACCACAAGATCGACATCGCTCGCATCGAAGGCCAGGTGAAGGCCTCGTCGGTGAAGCGGGTCTCGGAATTCGTCGAGAACCACCCGGAGGAGTCCGTCTCCATCCTCCGCAGCTGGCTGCATGAGACGACATGAACGCCCGCGTCCCCAAGAAACCGGGCATCGCCGACGCCTCCCGTCTGAGCGGGCCGGAGAAGGCCGCCATCGTGCTGCTCGCGCTCGGCGAGGATCATGCCGATGTCTGGAAGCAGCTCGACGAAGATGAGGTCAAGGAGGTCTCCCAGGCCATGGCTGGCCTCGGCACCGTGACCGCCGGGGTCGTCGAGGACCTGCTGGTGGAGTTCGTCTCCGGCATGTCCGGCTCGGGGGCCATCATGGGCTCGTTCGAGCAGACCCAGCGCCTGCTGGCCTCGATCATGCCGGTCGACAAGGTCGACGCCCTTATGGAGGAGATCCGCGGTCCGGCGGGCCGCACCATGTGGGACAAGCTCGGCAACGTGAACGAGGCCGTGCTCGCCAACTACCTGAAGAACGAATACCCGCAGACCGTCGCGGTGGTGCTGTCGAAGATCAAGTCGGAGCACGCCGCGCGCGTGCTCGCCGCCCTGCCCGAGGACTTCGCGCTGGAATGCGTCACCCGCATGCTGCGCATGGAGCCGGTGCAGCGCGAGATCCTCGACAAGATCGAGCAGACCCTGCGCACCGAGTTCATGTCCAACCTGGCGCGCACCTCCAAGCGCGACAGCCACGAGATGATGGCGGACATCTTCAACGCCTTCGACCGCCAGACCGAGGCCCGCTTCATCACCGCGCTCGAGGAGCGCAACCGCGAGGCCGCCGAGCGGATCCGCGCCCTGATGTTCGTGTTCGAGGACCTCTCCAAGCTGGATCCGGGCGGCGTCCAGACCCTGCTGCGGGCGGTCGACAAGGACTCGCTGGGCCTGGCGCTGAAGGGCGCCTCGGACGCCCTGCGCGAGATGTTCTTCTCCAACATGAGCGAGCGCGCCGCCAAGATCATGCGCGAGGACATGGAGACCATGGGTCCGGTCCGCCTGCGCGACGTCGACCAGGCGCAGATGGCCATGGTGCAGGTCGCCAAGGACCTGGCCGCCAAGGGCGAGATCATGCTGGCCGGGGCCGGCGGCGACGACGAGCTCGTCTACTGATGAGCGATCCCGTGCACCAGAGGTTCGCCTTCGACACCGAGTTCGACGCCGGCGGCGGCGTCGCATTCCAGGCGCCGCGCCCCAAGCGCAGCTTCACGCCCGAAGAGGTCGAGGTCATCCGCGACACCGCCCGCAACGAGGGCGAACGCGCGGGCCTGGCCAGCGTCGCCGCCCAGCAGGCCCGCGCCCTGGCGGAGATCGCCGCGGCCTGCAGCGAGGCCCTGCCCCGCCTGGCCGGCGTCGCCCACGACCATCGCACCGGCTCCGCGGCCCTGGCGCTGGCCTGTGGGCGCGCCATCGCCGACGCGGCGCTGGACCGCTTCCCCGAGGCGCCGATCCAGGCCGCCATCGAGGCGCTCGCCCGCGAGATCGAGTCCGCGCCCCGGCTGGTGGTCGCCACCGCGCCGGAACTCGCCGAACGGCTGCAGGGCGTGCTCGACGAGACCGCCGCCCGGGTCGGCTTTCCCGGCGCCATCCAGGTCCGCCCGGACGTCGGCGTCGGCCCCAACGCCTTCACCCTCGACTTCGGCGACGGCTCCGCGGCGTTCGATCCCGGCGCGGCGGCCCAGCGCGTGGCCGAGGCCCTTGGCGCGGCGCTCGCCGCCGAGGGCCTGCACGCCGAACCCCTCATTCCCGGCAGCGAGAGCTGAGCTCGAAAGCGGAACCCATGTCCGAGAACGATATGCAACTCGACGAATTCGCCGCCGGCGAAGGGGCGCTCGCCGAGACCTCGATGGACGAGGCCAAGACCGCCACCGACCTGGCGCCGGTCTTCGACGTCCCGGTCAACATCTCAGCCGTGCTCGGCCGCGCCAACCTCTCGGTGGCGCAGCTGCTGCAGCTGGCCCAGGGCAGCGTCCTGGAGCTCGACCGCAAGGTCGGCGAGGCGATCGACATCTACGTGAACAACCGCCTGGTGGCCCGCGGCGAGGTCGTCATCGTCGACGACCGGCTGGGCGTGACCATGACGGAAATCATCAAGGACGGCGACGCGCAGGTCTGATCGGACCGGCGCTGAGGTGAAGGAGACGAACTATGCGACTTCTGGTCGTCGGTAGGTTGAACGGACAGCTGTCCAGCGCCGTGAAGATGGCGATGAGCGCGGGGGCCAAGGTCAGCCACGTGGAAAGCATCGAGGCCGCCACCCACGCGCTCCGCGCCGGGCAGGGCGCGGACCTGATGATGGTCGACTACGAGCTCGACATCGGCGCGCTGATCGCCGCCAACGAGGCCGAGCGGATCCGGGTGCCGATCGTCGCCTGCGGGGTCGGCGCCGACGCCGCCGGCGCGGCCGCCGCCATCCGCGCCGGGGCCAAGGAGTTCATCCCCCTGCCGCCGGACGCCGAGCTGATCGCCTCGGTGCTGGCCGCGGTCTCCGACGACAACCGGCCGATGATCGTCACCGACCAGGTGATGAAGTCGGTGATCGCGCTGGCCGACCAGGTGGCGCCGTCCGACGCCTCGATCCTGATCACCGGCGAAAGCGGCGTCGGCAAGGAGGTGATCGCCCGCTACCTCCACCAGAAGTCCCGCCGCGCCAACCGGCCGTTCATCTCGGTCAACTGCGCCGCCATCCCGGAGAACCTGCTGGAGAGCGAGCTGTTCGGCCACGAGAAGGGCGCCTTCACCGGCGCCGTGGCCCGCCGCATCGGCAAGTTCGAGGAGGCCAACGGCGGCACCCTGCTGCTCGACGAAATCTCCGAGATGGACGCCCGCCTGCAGGCCAAGCTGCTGCGCGCCATCCAGGAGCGGGAGATCGACCGGGTCGGCGGGACCAAGCCGGTGCGGGTCGACATCCGCATCCTGGCGACCTCCAACCGCGACCTCGTCCAGGCGGTGAAGGACGGCATCTTCCGCGAGGACCTGCTCTATCGCCTCAACGTCGTGAACCTGCGCGTCCCCGCCCTGCGCGAGCGCCCCGGCGACGTGCTGGCGCTGGCCGAGCACTTCGTGAAGAAGTACTCGATCGCCAACGGCGTGGCCGACCGGCCGCTCTCCGCCGAAGCCCGCCGCCGGCTCGGCATCCACCGCTGGCCCGGCAACGTCCGCGAGCTGGAGAACGCCATGCACCGCGCGGTGCTGCTGTCCTCCGGCCCGGAGATCGACGAGGCCGCCATCCGCCTGCCGGACGGCCAGCCGCTGGCCGCCGCCGACCCCTTCGCCCGCACCGCCCAGGCCGCCTCCCTCGCGGCGGAAGGCGCCTCACGCAACTTCGTGGGCCAGACGGTCTCGGCCATGGAGCAGCAGCTGATCATCGACACCCTGGAGCACTGCCTGGGCAACCGCACCCACGCGGCCAACATCCTCGGCATCTCGATCCGCACGCTGCGCAACAAGCTGAAGGAATACACCGAGGCCGGCGTCTCGGTGCCCGCCCCGCAGATGGGCGCGAGCGCCGCCTGACCTGATGGCCGACACCAGCTTCTCCGCCTTCGCCGCCCAGCGGCCCACGCCCCGCGAGATCTGGGGCTGGGTGGCGCGTGGGGAAGTGGCCCTGGCGCTGGGCGTCGTCGGCATCGTCGTCCTGCTGATCCTGCCGGTCCCGGCCTTCCTGCTGGACCTGTTCCTGGCGCTGTCGATCACCAGCGCGGTGCTGATCCTGATGACCGCGCTGCTGATCAAGCGGCCGCTGGAGTTCACCGCCTTCCCGACCGTGCTGCTGGTGGCGACGCTGTTCCGGCTGGGGCTGAACATCGCCTCCACGCGCCTGATCCTCGGCCACGGGCACGAGGGCGTGCACGGCGCGGGCCACATCATCGAGGCCTTCGGCAAGCTGATGATGGGCGGCAGCTTCGTCATCGGCGTGATCGTCTTCGCCATCCTGGTGGTGGTGAACTTCACGGTCATCACCAAGGGCTCCGGCCGGATCGCCGAAGTGGCCGCCCGCTTCA encodes:
- a CDS encoding sigma-54 interaction domain-containing protein — protein: MRLLVVGRLNGQLSSAVKMAMSAGAKVSHVESIEAATHALRAGQGADLMMVDYELDIGALIAANEAERIRVPIVACGVGADAAGAAAAIRAGAKEFIPLPPDAELIASVLAAVSDDNRPMIVTDQVMKSVIALADQVAPSDASILITGESGVGKEVIARYLHQKSRRANRPFISVNCAAIPENLLESELFGHEKGAFTGAVARRIGKFEEANGGTLLLDEISEMDARLQAKLLRAIQEREIDRVGGTKPVRVDIRILATSNRDLVQAVKDGIFREDLLYRLNVVNLRVPALRERPGDVLALAEHFVKKYSIANGVADRPLSAEARRRLGIHRWPGNVRELENAMHRAVLLSSGPEIDEAAIRLPDGQPLAAADPFARTAQAASLAAEGASRNFVGQTVSAMEQQLIIDTLEHCLGNRTHAANILGISIRTLRNKLKEYTEAGVSVPAPQMGASAA
- a CDS encoding PaaI family thioesterase, producing the protein MTDAANAEPEALTDAAILERFQRTRNQPTGSQTLGFRLVAVNQAEKTVEVEFEARAELLLNPMKQVQGGYLCAMLDECMSVACMVASGMTAVAPTLEMKTSFFRPALPGRLRGIGRVAKWGRQVAFTEGELYDTDGRLLAKATGTAIPTPFQTYKK
- a CDS encoding serine hydrolase domain-containing protein; the encoded protein is MRFTVPAAVAALAMMFAAPLAADAQDAAAPPAAELPKAPVPYTVLHLKPPAPKPRPPGAPTATPATAPAARSGPAVAGAVPIAAAPAVPGARLTPGQPLPPGELEAFVDGVVRDAMAHEHIAGVTVSVVQNGQVVLKKGYGFASLRPQRPVDPDRTLFRVGSISKTFTWITLMKEVEAGRVRLDQPINLYLPEKVQVKDQGYDQPVRVVNLMDHSAGFEDRILGQLFEDDFERVRPLDLYLRQERPRRVHAPGAVSSYSNYGAGLAGEAVSYTSGKPFERLVEDEIFVPLGMNHTTFREPRPAKAGLPAPMPAALAADVSAPLHWTRTGFQQRSYEYIGQIAPAGAASSTAGDMARYMITLLNGGQLNGVTVFGPRTAEAFRTPLRRTPAGINGWAHGFMTFDVAGGFRGYGHSGATIDFHSNMVTIPQLNLGVFIAANSETGEALVGRFPERLVQEFYAAPQSFPRPGSPELAADGQALTGYFLTTRRAYSGLEGFITSLMGGTAVSVTPQGWLLTEGPRSGVRTWAPEGPASDRRFIAVDGDQRMAFTLGEGRARGFLPASNVALMERAPAWRKPSTLAILAALTAAAALVTLVGVALRNRREFRENAVQSRAALLQNIQAGLWLGALALFAVWASKSSDLAQVIYGWPGALLITASACALVAAALTIATLVALPAVWRGGRRVDSWTHLRKAFFTVTVLIYAGFSVTLAMWGALSPWSG
- the fliF gene encoding flagellar basal-body MS-ring/collar protein FliF; this translates as MNQFVAALQRFGIGRLAAILGIGAGVAAALVAMTMNLGQPKALLYANLDLKEAGTITQALDQANVKYEVKGDGSTILVPRDQVASTRLMLSSKGLPTAGSVGYEIFDNANTLGQTDFIQQLNRQRALEGELARTIQGLDGVTGARVHLVLPKRQLFDEEAAESSASVNINVGGREPGADQVRAIQNLVAGAVPNLKPDRVTVVDQHAKTLSGGETGMAAEADSRKSEVEQRISKQVKSLVEGVVGAGKARVNVTADLELARVTVQQETFDPDGQVVRSEMTTDENSKQNEPDASGQASVAANIPGSAGAGAGANSSASGHQESTTNYEISKTTRTEVQEPGQVKRLSVAVAVDGVSVLGKDGKPGPYTPRNAQEMQRIEDLVRTAVGYNQQRGDQVTVVNVRFPTVNDPDGVTAASPLMGFDKNDIMRAAELGVLAVVAILMMLFIVRPLLKGAAGGGGTPMLPSVARVATSADGQQMQLGADPGGQLALPGPIGELDHKIDIARIEGQVKASSVKRVSEFVENHPEESVSILRSWLHETT
- a CDS encoding C13 family peptidase — translated: MSRLLRLAALILSLWLGSALPAGAAGPAAAGPFSDWAAVVVAGDWHAHSGGPSEAFDNARRDVSRALERIGFAPANLRQFSVRPQRYRDTRPGKSDLDTIYDGLVDLTGRATGGCLVYFSSHGAPEGVVVDEDILAPGVLGAMLDRTCGERPTVVVMSACFSGVFVPALAGPNRMVLTAARPDRSSFGCGEADKYPYFDDCFLSSINRAHDFPALGRAVQACVAAREVKEGMEPPSEPQLWVGAKLKPLLPLYAFSGVRQP
- the fliN gene encoding flagellar motor switch protein FliN — translated: MSENDMQLDEFAAGEGALAETSMDEAKTATDLAPVFDVPVNISAVLGRANLSVAQLLQLAQGSVLELDRKVGEAIDIYVNNRLVARGEVVIVDDRLGVTMTEIIKDGDAQV
- a CDS encoding flagellar assembly protein FliH, whose amino-acid sequence is MSDPVHQRFAFDTEFDAGGGVAFQAPRPKRSFTPEEVEVIRDTARNEGERAGLASVAAQQARALAEIAAACSEALPRLAGVAHDHRTGSAALALACGRAIADAALDRFPEAPIQAAIEALAREIESAPRLVVATAPELAERLQGVLDETAARVGFPGAIQVRPDVGVGPNAFTLDFGDGSAAFDPGAAAQRVAEALGAALAAEGLHAEPLIPGSES
- the fliG gene encoding flagellar motor switch protein FliG; translation: MNARVPKKPGIADASRLSGPEKAAIVLLALGEDHADVWKQLDEDEVKEVSQAMAGLGTVTAGVVEDLLVEFVSGMSGSGAIMGSFEQTQRLLASIMPVDKVDALMEEIRGPAGRTMWDKLGNVNEAVLANYLKNEYPQTVAVVLSKIKSEHAARVLAALPEDFALECVTRMLRMEPVQREILDKIEQTLRTEFMSNLARTSKRDSHEMMADIFNAFDRQTEARFITALEERNREAAERIRALMFVFEDLSKLDPGGVQTLLRAVDKDSLGLALKGASDALREMFFSNMSERAAKIMREDMETMGPVRLRDVDQAQMAMVQVAKDLAAKGEIMLAGAGGDDELVY